A window from Neobacillus sp. PS3-40 encodes these proteins:
- a CDS encoding nicotinate phosphoribosyltransferase: MEHIYSDDSFTLHTDLYQINMVETYWRDGIHNKQAVFELFFRKLPFGNGYAVFVGLDKVIEYIKGFRFTAEDLSYLKNEVGYKDDFLEYLKNMRFTGTIRSMKEGELVFGNEPILRVDAPLAEAQLIETAMLNIVNYQTLIATKASRIKQVIGSETAIEFGTRRAQEMDAAIWGTRAAYLAGFEGTSNVRAGKMFHIPVSGTHAHSMVQAYKDEYTAFHKYAETHKDCVFLVDTYDTLRLGVPNAIKVAKELGDTINFIGIRLDSGDLAYLSKKARKLLDEAGFTEAKIFASSDLDEYTIINLKSQGAKIDSWGIGTKLITAYDQAALGAVYKIVSIEDENGNMEDTIKISSNPEKVTTPGLKKIYRIINNKNHHAEGDYIAMEGEKLPEKRLKMFHPTHTYINKVVTNFTARELHEDIFVNGKLVYENPKIEESREYLKQNLAFLWEEYKRIMNPEDYPVDLSQKCWENKMRNIEEVKEKVAEMRS, encoded by the coding sequence ATGGAACACATATATTCTGATGATAGTTTTACTCTTCACACGGATCTTTACCAGATTAATATGGTAGAGACCTATTGGAGAGATGGAATACATAATAAACAAGCGGTTTTTGAATTATTTTTTCGCAAGCTTCCGTTTGGGAACGGCTATGCTGTTTTCGTAGGTTTAGATAAGGTTATCGAGTATATTAAAGGGTTCCGCTTTACTGCTGAAGACTTGTCCTACTTGAAAAATGAGGTAGGGTACAAGGATGATTTTTTGGAATACCTAAAAAATATGCGCTTCACTGGAACAATCCGTTCGATGAAAGAGGGAGAATTGGTTTTTGGTAATGAACCAATTCTTAGAGTAGATGCCCCCCTCGCTGAAGCACAATTGATTGAAACGGCTATGCTTAACATTGTGAACTATCAAACATTAATCGCAACAAAGGCATCCCGGATCAAGCAAGTGATTGGTAGTGAAACGGCAATCGAATTTGGTACAAGAAGAGCTCAAGAAATGGATGCTGCCATCTGGGGAACGAGAGCTGCATATCTCGCGGGATTTGAAGGAACAAGTAATGTCAGGGCTGGAAAAATGTTTCATATTCCTGTTTCCGGAACGCACGCCCATTCAATGGTACAAGCCTATAAGGATGAATATACTGCCTTTCATAAGTATGCTGAAACGCATAAAGATTGCGTCTTCCTAGTGGATACATATGATACGCTGCGCCTTGGTGTACCAAATGCAATTAAAGTTGCAAAAGAATTGGGAGATACAATTAATTTTATCGGAATTCGTCTTGATAGTGGCGACCTTGCCTACCTTTCTAAAAAGGCTCGTAAATTGCTCGATGAGGCTGGATTTACGGAGGCGAAAATTTTCGCATCTAGTGATTTAGATGAGTATACAATTATTAATCTTAAATCCCAGGGTGCAAAAATAGATAGCTGGGGAATTGGTACGAAGTTGATTACCGCTTATGACCAAGCCGCACTTGGCGCCGTTTATAAGATTGTTTCAATTGAAGATGAAAATGGCAATATGGAAGATACAATTAAAATCTCCTCTAATCCAGAAAAAGTTACAACACCAGGATTAAAGAAAATTTATCGGATTATCAATAATAAGAACCATCATGCCGAAGGGGATTATATTGCGATGGAGGGCGAAAAGCTGCCAGAAAAACGGCTTAAAATGTTCCATCCAACCCACACCTATATTAATAAGGTTGTTACCAACTTCACGGCACGAGAGCTTCACGAAGATATTTTTGTAAATGGAAAACTTGTTTATGAAAATCCAAAAATCGAAGAATCAAGGGAATATTTGAAGCAAAATCTTGCTTTCCTATGGGAAGAGTATAAGCGGATTATGAACCCTGAAGATTATCCAGTGGACCTAAGCCAGAAATGCTGGGAAAATAAAATGCGTAATATTGAAGAGGTTAAAGAGAAAGTAGCCGAAATGAGAAGTTAA
- a CDS encoding DUF1360 domain-containing protein has translation MFEINWFDFIIVSLAAFRITHLLVFDEIAKFIRKPFISEIEIEDATGNKDIVFEARGIGIRHFIGSLLSCYWCTGFWVSVGIVLAYFYIPFVYPIILIFAVAGAAAFIESHID, from the coding sequence ATGTTCGAGATCAACTGGTTCGATTTTATTATCGTTTCTTTAGCGGCGTTTCGGATCACTCATTTACTCGTGTTTGATGAAATCGCAAAATTTATTCGAAAGCCATTTATTTCAGAAATTGAGATAGAAGATGCAACTGGCAATAAAGATATCGTTTTTGAAGCAAGAGGAATTGGCATCCGCCATTTTATTGGGTCGCTCTTGAGCTGTTATTGGTGTACTGGGTTTTGGGTATCTGTTGGAATTGTGCTTGCGTATTTTTATATTCCTTTTGTTTACCCTATTATTCTTATCTTTGCAGTTGCTGGAGCTGCCGCATTCATTGAATCACATATTGATTAA
- a CDS encoding GNAT family N-acetyltransferase, producing MRDLATIAELIGDEFKLLNGLPDYITIEQKDPTNEIFKWEEKIESLLEICSEWKLKRIGASLIRTSVNFEHLSKFLLLNGFEHYSSRVEVYKDLENFDGAKLPFDWKSLDDPSLSEDQFKEYWKRCMLYSDNHPTTLTMEEHLDSIKSELGEGWQKSCIIFYKNNKPLGITIPHLEPGTEDEGRLFYFGILPEERGKGQSLLLHLQSLLFLKEMGATYYIGSTHVTNEKMQKVFEKSGCAIKSYTESYYNYIKARHT from the coding sequence TTGAGAGATCTAGCAACAATAGCGGAACTTATTGGAGACGAATTTAAACTACTTAATGGATTGCCAGATTATATTACGATCGAGCAAAAGGATCCCACCAATGAAATTTTTAAATGGGAGGAAAAAATAGAATCCTTACTAGAAATTTGTTCAGAGTGGAAACTAAAGCGAATCGGTGCATCGCTAATCAGAACTTCAGTTAACTTTGAACATCTTTCAAAATTTCTGCTTCTTAATGGTTTCGAGCATTACTCTTCAAGAGTGGAGGTTTATAAAGATTTAGAGAATTTTGATGGGGCTAAACTACCTTTTGACTGGAAGTCACTAGATGACCCTAGTCTGTCAGAAGATCAATTTAAGGAGTACTGGAAAAGATGCATGTTATATTCTGATAATCACCCAACAACACTTACAATGGAAGAACATCTAGATTCTATTAAAAGTGAACTTGGGGAAGGCTGGCAGAAGTCCTGCATTATTTTTTATAAAAATAACAAACCACTAGGGATCACAATTCCACATCTTGAGCCCGGAACCGAAGATGAAGGAAGACTGTTCTATTTTGGAATTCTTCCAGAAGAGCGTGGCAAGGGGCAAAGTTTACTTTTACATCTTCAATCATTACTTTTTTTAAAAGAAATGGGAGCAACTTATTACATCGGCAGCACTCATGTAACCAATGAGAAAATGCAAAAGGTATTTGAAAAGAGTGGCTGTGCGATTAAGTCCTATACGGAATCCTACTACAATTATATAAAAGCCCGTCATACCTGA
- the rlmD gene encoding 23S rRNA (uracil(1939)-C(5))-methyltransferase RlmD — translation MNRIVPVQKNDYIDVVFEDLTHDGAGVAKVDGYPLFVPNGLPGEKAKVKVIKANKGYGFGRLMELYENSPYRVEIESSDTHKYGGCQLEHISYDGQLKFKENQVRQVLARIGKLEDVLVHPILGMENPWHYRNKAQVPVGEKDGKLIAGFFKQRSHEIVDTDESLIQIPEVNEAVQTVKEICNELGIPAYQEESHKGVLRHIMARYGKKTGELMVVVITRTADIPQKNKLVEEIVARLPKVKSIVHNVNSKRTNVILGEKTNVLWGNEVIYDYIGDVKFAISALSFYQINPDQTKVLYEKALEYADLNGEETVIDAYCGIGTISLFLAQKARKVFGVEIVPEAIEDAKRNAELNGITNAEFAVGEAEAVIPKWYKEGNAADVLVVDPPRKGCDEALLQTIIEMKPKKVVYVSCNPATLARDLRILEDGGYKTVEVQPVDMFPQTTHCEAVAKIVLKEEAEA, via the coding sequence ATGAATAGAATAGTGCCGGTTCAAAAAAATGATTATATAGATGTTGTATTTGAGGATTTAACTCATGATGGGGCAGGAGTAGCAAAAGTGGATGGGTATCCGCTCTTTGTTCCCAATGGGCTCCCTGGAGAAAAAGCAAAAGTAAAGGTTATTAAAGCCAATAAGGGATACGGATTTGGGCGGTTGATGGAGCTATATGAAAATAGCCCTTACCGTGTTGAGATTGAGAGTAGTGATACTCATAAATATGGCGGCTGCCAGCTAGAGCATATCAGCTATGACGGTCAGTTGAAGTTTAAGGAAAATCAAGTTCGGCAAGTGCTTGCCCGGATTGGTAAACTTGAGGATGTGTTGGTGCATCCGATTCTAGGCATGGAGAATCCTTGGCATTACCGAAACAAAGCACAGGTCCCCGTTGGAGAAAAAGACGGTAAATTGATTGCGGGATTTTTTAAACAAAGAAGTCATGAAATTGTCGATACAGATGAAAGCCTAATCCAGATTCCAGAAGTGAATGAAGCTGTGCAAACGGTAAAGGAAATCTGTAATGAGCTTGGCATTCCGGCATATCAGGAGGAGTCACATAAGGGTGTGCTCCGCCATATCATGGCCCGGTACGGAAAGAAAACTGGAGAACTCATGGTTGTAGTTATCACCAGAACAGCGGATATTCCACAAAAGAATAAGCTTGTTGAGGAAATCGTTGCACGCCTTCCTAAGGTGAAATCGATTGTTCATAATGTGAATTCAAAACGAACAAACGTCATACTAGGTGAAAAAACAAACGTTCTGTGGGGAAATGAAGTTATTTATGATTATATCGGAGATGTGAAATTTGCGATTTCAGCGTTGTCCTTTTACCAGATAAACCCTGATCAAACAAAGGTACTTTATGAAAAGGCATTAGAGTACGCAGATTTAAATGGGGAAGAAACTGTCATCGACGCTTATTGTGGAATCGGGACAATCTCATTATTTTTAGCACAAAAAGCTCGAAAGGTATTTGGCGTAGAAATTGTCCCAGAAGCAATTGAAGATGCAAAACGGAACGCTGAATTGAACGGAATAACCAATGCTGAATTTGCGGTTGGAGAAGCAGAAGCTGTCATTCCAAAGTGGTATAAGGAAGGAAACGCAGCTGATGTACTTGTCGTTGACCCACCGCGAAAGGGTTGTGATGAAGCTCTACTTCAGACCATTATCGAAATGAAACCAAAGAAGGTTGTTTATGTTTCCTGCAATCCGGCAACCTTAGCAAGGGATCTTAGAATTTTGGAAGATGGGGGATATAAAACGGTGGAGGTTCAACCGGTTGACATGTTTCCGCAGACGACGCATTGTGAGGCAGTTGCGAAGATAGTTTTGAAAGAGGAAGCAGAAGCCTGA
- a CDS encoding amidohydrolase family protein → MRIFDAHFHIIDFDFPVIENQGYFPPSYVVEDYQNETDDLNVLGGAIVSGSFQGFDQEYLLKALKVLGLTFCGVTQLPFTVTDQEIINLNENGVKALRFNIKRGGSEDLSKLDYFARRVHDLVGWHSEIYIDAKELPEIVSTIEKLPAISIDHLGLSEDGLPYLLKLVDKGVHVKATGFGRVELNVENALKLIFDINPDALMFGTDLPSTRAKRPFGYADIELIQRIFDESAIDKILYTNAFKWYLK, encoded by the coding sequence ATGAGAATTTTTGATGCACATTTTCATATTATTGATTTTGACTTTCCAGTTATAGAAAACCAAGGATATTTTCCCCCTAGTTATGTTGTAGAAGATTATCAAAATGAAACGGATGATTTAAATGTATTAGGTGGAGCTATTGTATCTGGGTCATTCCAAGGATTTGACCAAGAATATTTATTAAAGGCACTTAAGGTATTGGGGTTAACATTTTGTGGAGTAACACAATTGCCTTTTACAGTGACTGACCAAGAGATAATAAATTTAAATGAAAACGGGGTAAAAGCATTACGTTTTAATATTAAAAGAGGCGGTTCGGAAGATTTATCTAAGCTGGATTACTTTGCTAGAAGAGTTCATGATTTAGTTGGTTGGCATAGCGAGATTTATATCGATGCAAAAGAGTTACCCGAAATTGTATCCACTATTGAGAAATTACCAGCAATATCAATCGACCATTTAGGGTTATCTGAAGACGGGCTACCATACTTATTAAAGCTAGTTGATAAAGGAGTACATGTAAAAGCAACTGGTTTTGGTCGTGTAGAATTGAATGTTGAGAATGCTTTAAAATTAATTTTTGATATAAACCCAGACGCTCTTATGTTCGGGACAGATTTGCCATCTACAAGAGCAAAAAGACCTTTTGGATATGCAGATATTGAATTAATCCAACGGATATTTGATGAATCCGCTATCGATAAAATCCTATACACAAATGCTTTCAAATGGTATTTAAAGTAA
- a CDS encoding ASCH domain-containing protein, with protein sequence MNNSSIVQLWEEYRKINPDAPKDYVAWAFGNSKEMANELAKLVLDGTKKATASNYMLYEFENEPLPHFGQFNIILDGDGNAVAIIETTSVEVFSFDEVTAEHAYLEGEGDRSLQYWRDVHEPFFKKELENINQEFTYKIPVLCEKFQLVFKKR encoded by the coding sequence ATGAATAATAGCTCCATTGTTCAATTATGGGAGGAATATCGAAAAATAAATCCAGATGCACCGAAAGATTATGTAGCGTGGGCTTTTGGCAATTCAAAAGAGATGGCAAATGAACTTGCAAAATTAGTCTTAGATGGAACAAAAAAAGCAACGGCATCCAATTATATGTTATATGAATTTGAAAACGAGCCATTACCGCATTTTGGTCAATTTAATATTATTCTTGATGGAGATGGAAATGCTGTTGCAATTATTGAAACCACATCTGTTGAAGTATTCTCTTTTGATGAGGTAACAGCAGAGCATGCGTATTTGGAAGGAGAAGGTGATCGTTCATTACAATATTGGCGTGATGTTCATGAGCCTTTCTTTAAGAAAGAATTAGAAAATATAAATCAAGAATTCACCTATAAAATACCTGTTCTATGTGAAAAATTTCAGCTTGTTTTTAAGAAACGATAA
- a CDS encoding GNAT family N-acetyltransferase, whose protein sequence is MRVNPTEFHINNLIYIIRSAIQKDAKALSEVRLQIDGETENLDREKGEAFIDEFGFNQIIKEDTESFNSLFLVAEINGRIVGFIRGAGNKLKRMSHRVEFGIGVLKEYWGYGIGKNLLKELIHWADSSGIRKITLHVLETNDKAKKLYENHGFQVEGILKEDKFLSDGNYYNTIVMGRINDRN, encoded by the coding sequence ATGAGGGTTAATCCAACAGAATTTCATATTAATAATTTAATTTATATTATAAGATCTGCAATACAAAAAGATGCGAAAGCCTTGTCTGAAGTAAGATTACAAATAGATGGTGAAACAGAAAATTTAGACAGAGAAAAGGGCGAGGCATTCATAGATGAATTTGGTTTTAACCAGATTATTAAAGAAGATACAGAAAGTTTTAATAGCCTATTTTTAGTTGCTGAAATTAATGGTAGAATTGTAGGGTTTATAAGAGGTGCAGGCAATAAATTGAAAAGAATGTCTCATAGAGTTGAATTTGGAATTGGTGTATTAAAAGAATATTGGGGATATGGAATAGGAAAAAACCTTTTAAAAGAACTTATTCATTGGGCAGACTCAAGTGGAATTAGGAAAATAACATTGCATGTTCTCGAAACCAATGATAAAGCTAAGAAGCTATATGAAAACCATGGTTTTCAAGTAGAAGGTATTTTAAAAGAAGACAAATTTCTATCTGACGGCAATTATTATAATACCATCGTGATGGGAAGGATTAATGATAGGAATTAG
- a CDS encoding FAD-dependent protein: MLRISNIKLRADFDPSKENEFLAQKIQKILKVKQEKIMSFCISKKSIDAREKNNVQLVYSVDVEIKNERSYIGIKDVSSHEPLEYVIKETKKTIRPVVVGSGPAGLFCALVLAEHGLNPIVVEQGMDVDRRKMAVEKFWKDGVLETNSNVQFGEGGAGTFSDGKLTTGIKNTRIPKVLKEFVEAGAPGKIAFLSKPHIGTDILITVVRNIRQKIERLGGEVRFETKMKELIIENGVVRGVLLDQKGESDVIETDAVVLAVGHSARDTFYMLRDLGVEMIPKAFAVGVRIEHHQKAIDLQQYGSFANNPLLGASDYKLNAHLPNGRGVYTFCMCPGGHVVAAASEKNALVTNGMSYSARSGENANSALLVSVTPKDFNGDVLAAIEFQRKLERKAFELGGRNYFAPVQLVGDFLENKGSKQLGDIIPTYTPGVTPTDLRECLDDFIVDSLKDGLRVMDKKLSGFIKHDAVLSAVESRSSSPVTIKRNPLTYESNIKGLYPCGEGAGYAGGITSSAIDGIKCAEALMEIEV; encoded by the coding sequence ATGTTAAGAATAAGTAATATTAAGCTTCGTGCGGATTTTGATCCAAGTAAAGAAAATGAATTTTTAGCTCAAAAGATCCAGAAAATACTAAAGGTAAAACAGGAAAAAATAATGTCTTTTTGTATTTCTAAGAAATCGATCGACGCAAGGGAAAAAAATAATGTCCAGCTAGTTTATTCTGTTGATGTTGAAATTAAAAACGAGAGATCGTATATAGGAATAAAAGATGTTTCTTCCCATGAACCATTAGAATACGTGATCAAGGAAACCAAAAAAACCATCCGCCCTGTCGTAGTAGGCAGTGGACCTGCTGGACTTTTCTGCGCCTTGGTATTAGCAGAACATGGGTTAAACCCAATTGTTGTAGAGCAGGGAATGGACGTTGATCGCAGAAAAATGGCTGTTGAAAAATTTTGGAAAGATGGCGTGCTTGAAACGAATAGTAATGTCCAATTTGGTGAAGGTGGAGCAGGAACATTTTCAGATGGTAAATTAACAACGGGCATAAAAAATACTAGAATTCCGAAAGTACTAAAGGAATTCGTAGAAGCGGGTGCCCCTGGGAAGATTGCATTTTTGTCAAAGCCCCATATTGGAACGGACATTTTGATAACGGTTGTAAGAAATATTCGTCAAAAAATCGAACGACTAGGTGGGGAAGTGCGTTTCGAAACGAAAATGAAGGAACTTATTATCGAAAATGGTGTAGTTAGAGGCGTGCTACTAGATCAAAAAGGAGAGTCAGATGTCATAGAAACCGATGCTGTAGTATTGGCGGTAGGGCATAGTGCTCGAGATACTTTTTATATGTTAAGGGATTTAGGTGTAGAGATGATACCGAAGGCTTTTGCTGTAGGTGTGCGTATTGAACATCACCAAAAAGCCATCGATTTACAGCAATACGGTAGCTTTGCAAATAATCCACTACTTGGTGCATCTGACTATAAGTTGAATGCACATCTTCCTAATGGGCGTGGTGTTTACACGTTTTGTATGTGCCCTGGAGGTCATGTTGTTGCTGCAGCATCAGAAAAAAATGCTTTAGTTACAAACGGTATGAGCTATAGCGCAAGAAGTGGCGAGAATGCTAATAGTGCATTGCTTGTTTCTGTCACACCAAAAGATTTTAATGGAGATGTTTTGGCGGCTATAGAGTTTCAAAGAAAACTTGAGCGAAAAGCATTTGAACTCGGTGGCAGAAATTATTTTGCACCAGTACAATTGGTCGGAGATTTCTTAGAAAATAAGGGTAGTAAACAACTTGGAGATATTATCCCAACGTATACCCCGGGTGTTACACCAACGGACTTAAGAGAATGTCTTGATGATTTTATCGTTGATAGTCTAAAAGACGGGTTGCGAGTAATGGATAAAAAACTTTCGGGTTTTATCAAACATGATGCCGTTTTATCAGCTGTAGAAAGCCGAAGTTCATCACCAGTTACAATTAAGCGAAATCCGCTGACATATGAGTCGAACATCAAAGGGTTATACCCATGTGGTGAAGGTGCAGGTTATGCTGGCGGTATTACTTCTAGTGCTATTGATGGCATAAAATGTGCAGAAGCGTTAATGGAGATTGAAGTTTAG